A section of the Mesobacillus jeotgali genome encodes:
- a CDS encoding DUF3231 family protein has translation MGILSGNPKDEPMHYGEVFGAWTHLSVNHGLIAGYQTFINHIGDEDLKKLVQEAIDTMQEENKQVEELLKTNGIGLPPSPPERPVAHLEDIPPGARFSDPEISAAVSKDVAEGLVAASTMIGQSIREDIALMYGQFHMAKAQFGAKMLKLNKTKGWLIPPPLQVKSTE, from the coding sequence ATGGGAATTTTAAGCGGAAATCCTAAAGATGAGCCTATGCATTATGGTGAGGTATTTGGGGCGTGGACTCATTTATCTGTGAATCATGGCCTAATTGCAGGATACCAGACATTTATCAATCATATTGGTGATGAGGATCTTAAAAAGCTGGTTCAAGAAGCGATTGACACGATGCAGGAGGAAAATAAGCAGGTTGAGGAATTGCTTAAAACAAATGGTATCGGGCTTCCTCCATCACCACCTGAACGTCCAGTTGCCCATCTTGAAGATATTCCTCCAGGAGCAAGGTTCAGTGACCCTGAAATTTCGGCAGCAGTTTCAAAGGATGTTGCAGAAGGTCTAGTAGCAGCAAGCACTATGATTGGACAGTCAATCAGGGAGGATATCGCATTGATGTATGGCCAGTTCCATATGGCAAAAGCTCAATTTGGAGCAAAAATGCTGAAGTTAAATAAAACAAAAGGCTGGCTTATCCCTCCTCCACTGCAGGTAAAATCTACAGAGTAA
- the hutG gene encoding formimidoylglutamase: MEFSYLQPGKPPVFKDRYVTKVNECLTSFSKGAKGEIGLIGLPFSKTSISFSNASDAPRSIRASLSAFSTYSGERKKDYKNIKLIDFGDVQTHPTDLEESLERLRISVSEMLTWNACEKYIMLGGDHGVSYPSIRAFKERYGEIGVIQWDAHHDVRNLEDGGRTNGTPFRSLIEGGHLKGENLVQIGIRDYANAKEYHDYTKEKGITVFTMEDLERTGIVSIIEKELDRLSKSVNIIYLSLDMDVVDQAFAPGCPAIGPGGITSRELLTSISAAASFEKVKAMDIVEIDPSKDFRDMTSRLAAAAMLRFMYN, translated from the coding sequence GTGGAGTTCAGTTATCTTCAGCCAGGTAAGCCGCCAGTATTTAAGGACCGTTACGTTACAAAGGTTAATGAGTGTTTAACTTCCTTTTCAAAAGGTGCAAAAGGGGAAATCGGATTGATTGGCCTTCCTTTCTCTAAAACATCTATCTCTTTTTCAAACGCATCAGATGCTCCAAGAAGTATCAGGGCAAGCCTGAGTGCCTTTTCCACGTACTCTGGGGAAAGAAAGAAGGATTATAAGAATATAAAGCTAATTGACTTTGGCGATGTACAAACCCACCCAACTGACCTGGAGGAATCCCTTGAGAGACTCCGCATAAGCGTCTCGGAAATGCTTACCTGGAATGCATGCGAAAAATATATTATGCTCGGTGGAGATCATGGAGTCAGTTACCCTTCCATCAGGGCTTTCAAGGAACGTTATGGAGAAATTGGAGTTATTCAATGGGATGCACATCATGATGTCAGGAATCTGGAGGATGGCGGACGGACAAACGGCACTCCATTCCGCAGCCTCATTGAAGGCGGCCATCTCAAGGGCGAGAATCTTGTACAGATAGGGATTCGTGATTATGCGAACGCGAAGGAATATCACGATTATACCAAAGAAAAAGGGATCACTGTCTTCACAATGGAAGATTTAGAGAGAACCGGTATTGTCTCAATAATAGAAAAGGAACTTGACAGACTTTCAAAATCAGTAAATATAATCTACTTGTCACTGGATATGGATGTCGTAGACCAGGCCTTTGCGCCGGGATGCCCGGCAATTGGTCCCGGTGGGATAACCAGCAGGGAACTGCTGACAAGCATTTCTGCCGCGGCTTCATTTGAAAAAGTGAAAGCAATGGATATCGTGGAAATTGATCCTTCGAAAGACTTCCGTGATATGACGAGTCGGCTGGCCGCGGCCGCTATGCTGCGTTTTATGTATAACTGA
- the hutI gene encoding imidazolonepropionase produces the protein MGLTYDLIVHNIGQLILPRSSENPLKGKEMQDLAVSEDAALGVVNGRVAWLGSSSDSASFKALERIDAKGRVVSPGLVDPHTHLVFGGSREHELSLKQAGVPYLEILAKGGGILSTVSATKNASEEELFEKASFHLERMISYGVTTLEAKSGYGLDADTELKQLGVIQRLKEKYPVSIISTFLGAHAVPPAFKGKEDKFLEEMSLLFNEVKESGLAEYVDIFCETGVFTVDQSREFLQKAKEMGFGVKIHADEIDPLGGAELAVSLGAASADHLVAASDEGIKKLAEGNTVAVLLPGTTFYLGKDHYARARKMIEEGAAVALATDFNPGSCVTENLQMIMSLAALKLKMSAEEIWNAVTINAAHAIGKASEAGTLKIGRAADFVIWDVPNYKYIPYHYGVNHAQSVFRSGKLIWERMAYSGVQLSSAR, from the coding sequence ATTGGATTGACATACGATTTAATAGTGCACAATATTGGCCAGTTAATTTTGCCCAGGAGTTCTGAAAATCCGCTAAAAGGGAAGGAAATGCAAGATCTGGCTGTAAGTGAAGATGCCGCATTAGGAGTCGTAAATGGGAGGGTAGCCTGGCTGGGTTCAAGTTCAGATTCTGCATCCTTTAAGGCTTTAGAACGAATTGACGCCAAGGGAAGGGTTGTTTCACCAGGTCTTGTTGACCCGCATACTCATCTGGTTTTTGGAGGGTCTCGTGAGCACGAACTTTCATTAAAGCAGGCTGGTGTTCCGTATTTAGAAATATTGGCTAAGGGCGGAGGAATATTGTCCACTGTCTCAGCCACTAAAAATGCTTCGGAAGAAGAATTGTTTGAAAAGGCATCATTTCATCTTGAAAGAATGATTTCCTATGGAGTTACAACCTTGGAAGCCAAAAGTGGGTATGGACTGGATGCGGATACTGAACTCAAGCAATTAGGGGTGATTCAAAGATTGAAAGAAAAATACCCAGTCTCGATAATATCGACATTCCTTGGTGCCCACGCTGTTCCACCTGCCTTTAAAGGGAAAGAGGATAAGTTTCTCGAGGAAATGTCGCTATTATTTAATGAAGTCAAAGAATCCGGTCTCGCGGAATACGTTGATATCTTCTGCGAAACGGGGGTTTTTACGGTCGACCAATCGAGAGAGTTTTTACAGAAAGCAAAAGAAATGGGCTTTGGCGTAAAGATCCATGCGGATGAAATTGATCCGCTTGGCGGTGCCGAACTGGCTGTATCTCTGGGAGCTGCCAGTGCAGATCATCTTGTTGCAGCCTCTGATGAGGGAATAAAAAAGCTGGCAGAAGGAAATACAGTAGCTGTTTTATTGCCAGGTACGACGTTCTATCTTGGGAAGGACCATTATGCAAGAGCCAGGAAGATGATTGAAGAGGGCGCAGCAGTCGCCTTGGCAACCGATTTCAACCCCGGCAGCTGTGTGACTGAAAACCTGCAAATGATTATGTCACTCGCAGCTTTGAAACTTAAAATGTCAGCTGAAGAAATCTGGAATGCCGTTACCATCAATGCAGCCCATGCAATCGGAAAGGCCTCAGAGGCAGGAACTTTGAAGATTGGACGCGCTGCGGATTTCGTCATATGGGATGTTCCTAATTATAAGTACATTCCATATCACTATGGTGTGAATCACGCTCAAAGTGTTTTCCGATCAGGCAAATTAATTTGGGAGAGGATGGCTTACAGTGGAGTTCAGTTATCTTCAGCCAGGTAA
- the selB gene encoding selenocysteine-specific translation elongation factor: MSKRYFTIGMAGHIDHGKTSLTKALTNVDTDRLKEEKERQISIELGFAPLYEDEELQISVVDVPGHERFIRQMIAGVAGIDLVVLVVAADEGVMPQTREHLDILGFLGIRSGIIAITKVDRVEEEFIELVKDDILGELEGTVFENAPFMMVDSLSKKGIPELKELIIGTLKDQEMRDVKGAFRLPIDQVFTVKGQGTVVRGTVYEGTVEEGQQLIVLPSGLEVRARQLQVHHQPAKKAFAGQRAALNLSGVSKDDLERGEVLVSSEHFIVTSTIDVAIRVVEDLEHLVKQRTPIKCHIGTAEVMGRIVFFDRNELKEENGEILCQLRLEEKIVTKRGDRFIIRRPSPQETIGGGWVIDPRGNKYRFGQQTIEELEKKKAGTPIDRINAALYEAKSLTIEELIKRTALDEASILSNLKDDQFVKISNKEYALKADIEIIEEDIMDRLNDFHQDNPMRPGMNKAELYQTLQKSFSKTLLDFITENGVIKGLYARKDQFISLASFAPHVPKNWEKRTEGMLSELKKDGLKVAYLNEYITHAGIPDSIAFELKRFLEEQGEIVMLDDQYAWHGTHFTEAVNKLREHTGDEFEVAQAKETVELSRKYMIPFLERLDALGYTRRIENKRVWRK, from the coding sequence TTGAGCAAGAGGTATTTTACCATTGGCATGGCAGGTCATATAGACCACGGTAAAACGTCGTTGACTAAGGCGTTGACGAATGTGGATACTGACCGCCTCAAAGAAGAGAAAGAACGGCAAATTTCCATAGAACTTGGCTTTGCCCCACTTTATGAAGATGAAGAATTACAAATTTCGGTTGTGGATGTCCCAGGACATGAACGCTTCATTCGCCAAATGATTGCGGGTGTTGCTGGTATTGATCTCGTCGTTCTTGTTGTGGCAGCAGATGAAGGTGTCATGCCGCAAACCCGGGAGCATCTGGACATTCTTGGATTCCTAGGGATACGTTCTGGCATTATCGCGATTACCAAGGTAGATAGAGTGGAAGAAGAATTTATTGAGCTGGTGAAAGACGACATCTTAGGCGAGCTTGAAGGTACAGTCTTTGAAAACGCTCCTTTTATGATGGTCGATAGCCTGTCTAAAAAAGGAATTCCTGAACTGAAGGAACTGATCATCGGAACGCTTAAGGATCAGGAAATGCGGGATGTAAAAGGTGCCTTCCGTCTGCCCATCGACCAGGTCTTCACGGTTAAAGGACAAGGGACCGTTGTCAGGGGTACTGTTTACGAAGGGACGGTTGAAGAGGGACAACAATTGATAGTCCTGCCTTCAGGTCTGGAAGTACGTGCCAGACAGCTGCAGGTCCATCATCAGCCGGCAAAAAAAGCATTCGCTGGACAGAGAGCTGCGCTTAATCTTTCGGGTGTTTCAAAAGACGATTTAGAGCGCGGCGAAGTTTTGGTTTCTTCTGAGCATTTTATCGTCACCAGTACAATTGATGTTGCAATCAGAGTAGTAGAGGACCTTGAACATCTGGTAAAACAAAGGACCCCAATTAAGTGCCATATTGGCACTGCTGAAGTAATGGGAAGGATAGTCTTTTTCGACCGGAATGAACTTAAGGAAGAAAACGGAGAAATCCTATGCCAGCTCCGGCTGGAAGAAAAAATCGTCACCAAGCGAGGAGACCGCTTCATCATCCGGAGGCCAAGTCCGCAAGAGACAATAGGTGGCGGTTGGGTAATTGACCCTCGAGGAAACAAGTATCGATTTGGGCAGCAGACAATCGAAGAACTGGAAAAGAAGAAGGCAGGCACACCAATTGATAGGATTAATGCTGCATTATACGAAGCAAAAAGCCTGACGATTGAGGAACTCATAAAGCGGACCGCTCTTGATGAAGCTTCGATTTTGTCCAACCTGAAAGACGACCAATTTGTCAAAATATCAAATAAGGAATATGCCCTTAAAGCGGATATTGAGATAATTGAAGAAGATATCATGGATCGATTAAATGATTTTCACCAGGATAATCCGATGCGTCCTGGCATGAATAAGGCCGAACTATACCAAACCTTGCAAAAATCTTTTTCTAAGACCCTGTTAGATTTCATAACTGAAAATGGAGTTATCAAGGGATTATATGCTAGAAAAGATCAATTTATATCACTGGCAAGCTTTGCTCCACATGTTCCAAAGAACTGGGAAAAACGTACAGAGGGTATGCTAAGCGAGTTAAAGAAAGATGGCTTGAAGGTTGCTTATTTAAACGAATATATTACTCATGCAGGAATACCTGACTCCATTGCCTTTGAATTGAAACGTTTCCTTGAGGAACAGGGTGAAATAGTGATGCTTGATGATCAGTATGCATGGCATGGCACCCATTTTACTGAAGCAGTCAACAAGCTGAGAGAACATACAGGAGATGAATTTGAGGTGGCTCAGGCAAAGGAAACAGTCGAGTTATCCCGAAAATACATGATTCCTTTTCTCGAGCGTCTTGATGCACTTGGATATACGAGGAGAATCGAAAACAAGAGGGTATGGAGAAAGTAA